Proteins from one Xenorhabdus griffiniae genomic window:
- the mutH gene encoding DNA mismatch repair endonuclease MutH, with protein sequence MYFTPPTPPENEQQLFNRAYSLAGLSMGELAAQARLSIPPNLKRDKGWVGMLLEYYLGANAGSKPEQDFEHIGVELKTIPVDSKGYPLETTFVCVAPLTGNSGITWENCHVRRKLSRVLWIPVEGERNIPLSERRVGSPLLWSPNVIEEELLRRDWEELMDLIVLGKVESITARHGEVLQLRPKAANSRALTEAIGEYGQPIMTLPRGFYLKKNFTAPLLARHFFW encoded by the coding sequence ATGTACTTTACGCCCCCAACACCGCCTGAAAACGAACAACAACTCTTCAATCGTGCCTATTCTCTGGCTGGCTTATCTATGGGTGAACTGGCTGCGCAAGCCAGGCTCTCCATTCCCCCCAATTTAAAACGTGATAAAGGTTGGGTCGGTATGTTGCTTGAATACTATTTAGGCGCAAATGCGGGCAGTAAACCTGAGCAGGATTTTGAACATATTGGTGTCGAGTTGAAAACTATCCCTGTGGATAGCAAAGGTTATCCATTAGAAACAACCTTTGTCTGTGTTGCTCCTTTAACAGGTAATAGCGGCATTACCTGGGAAAACTGCCACGTCAGGCGTAAGTTATCCCGCGTCCTGTGGATACCCGTTGAGGGAGAAAGAAATATTCCATTATCTGAACGCCGTGTAGGCTCTCCGTTACTTTGGAGCCCGAATGTGATTGAAGAAGAGTTGTTGCGACGCGATTGGGAAGAACTGATGGATCTTATTGTATTAGGAAAAGTCGAAAGCATTACTGCCCGTCATGGTGAAGTACTGCAATTGCGCCCCAAAGCTGCCAATAGCCGCGCATTGACCGAAGCGATAGGAGAATATGGCCAGCCAATTATGACGTTACCCAGAGGTTTTTATTTGAAAAAAAACTTTACAGCACCGTTATTGGCTCGCCATTTTTTCTGGTAA
- a CDS encoding trans-sulfuration enzyme family protein → MAKFAKIKFDTQSVHAGYIPDHTGAVMPAIYATSTYAQPAPGQHTGYEYSRSGNPTRDALERAIAELENGTRGYAFGSGLAASSTILELLDKDSHIIAVDDLYGGTYRLLEKVRRRTAGLRVTYIEAGDTAALEAAIQSDTKMIWVETPTNPLLKLADLAAIAQIAKRHNIISVADNTFASPYIQRPLDLGFDIVVHSATKYLNGHSDVVAGLAVVGNNTELAEQVAFLQNSIGGILDPFSSFLVLRGIRTLALRMERHIDSAGKIAHWLEQQPQVEKVYYPGLASHPQHELAKRQMRGFGGMISIVLKGDEDYARRVIKALHLFTLAESLGGVESLIGQPFSMTHASIPLEKRLAAGITPQLIRISVGIENADDLITDLSQAFEHASL, encoded by the coding sequence ATGGCTAAGTTTGCTAAGATTAAATTTGATACACAAAGCGTTCATGCAGGTTATATACCTGATCACACGGGGGCAGTCATGCCCGCAATCTATGCCACATCAACTTATGCTCAGCCAGCACCTGGTCAGCATACGGGATATGAATATTCCCGTAGTGGAAACCCGACACGTGATGCCTTAGAGCGTGCGATTGCTGAATTAGAGAATGGTACACGTGGCTATGCATTCGGTTCTGGTCTGGCAGCCAGTTCGACCATTCTGGAGCTACTTGATAAAGACAGCCACATCATTGCGGTAGACGATCTCTATGGTGGGACTTACCGCTTGTTGGAAAAAGTGCGCCGCCGGACAGCAGGTCTGAGAGTGACTTATATTGAGGCAGGGGATACTGCGGCACTGGAAGCGGCAATTCAGTCCGACACTAAAATGATTTGGGTGGAGACGCCTACCAATCCACTCTTGAAATTGGCTGATTTAGCGGCGATTGCACAGATTGCCAAGCGGCATAATATTATCAGTGTGGCAGATAACACTTTTGCTTCCCCTTATATTCAGCGTCCGCTTGATTTGGGTTTTGATATTGTTGTGCATTCTGCAACTAAGTATTTGAATGGACACTCTGATGTTGTCGCTGGCCTTGCGGTGGTGGGAAATAATACAGAGTTGGCCGAGCAAGTTGCCTTCTTGCAAAATTCCATCGGCGGCATTCTTGATCCGTTCAGCAGTTTCCTTGTCCTGCGTGGTATTCGGACACTGGCACTGCGTATGGAGCGCCATATTGACAGCGCAGGGAAGATTGCACATTGGCTTGAACAACAGCCACAAGTTGAGAAAGTCTATTATCCTGGCCTTGCTTCTCATCCTCAGCATGAATTGGCAAAACGTCAGATGCGAGGTTTTGGTGGCATGATCTCCATCGTGCTGAAAGGGGATGAAGATTATGCGCGTCGAGTCATTAAAGCGCTGCACCTGTTTACATTGGCGGAAAGTTTAGGTGGCGTGGAAAGCTTGATTGGTCAGCCATTTTCCATGACTCACGCTTCCATTCCGTTGGAGAAGCGTCTGGCTGCCGGAATTACCCCACAACTGATCAGGATTTCTGTCGGTATTGAAAATGCAGATGATTTGATAACGGATTTGTCTCAGGCATTTGAACATGCGAGTTTGTAA
- the def gene encoding peptide deformylase: protein MAILDILTIPDERLRQKCVDVTDFDKVQTLIDDMLETMYSAGIGLAAAQVGRREAIAVIDISSNRDQPMVLVNPKIVEKERRVVNQEGCLSIPGYYADVERFEKIKVEAFDRFGKPITIESEDFLSIVMQHEIDHLHGIVFTDYLSPLEREMALKKVKNKLSNKENEILSK, encoded by the coding sequence ATGGCAATTCTAGATATCCTCACAATTCCAGATGAAAGATTGAGACAAAAATGTGTTGATGTCACTGATTTTGATAAAGTTCAAACGCTAATTGATGACATGCTGGAGACAATGTACAGCGCAGGCATAGGCTTGGCAGCTGCACAGGTTGGTCGGAGAGAAGCGATTGCAGTCATTGATATTTCTTCAAATCGTGATCAGCCCATGGTTTTGGTTAACCCGAAGATCGTTGAAAAAGAGCGTCGCGTGGTGAATCAGGAAGGTTGTCTGTCGATACCTGGGTATTACGCAGATGTTGAACGGTTTGAAAAAATAAAGGTAGAAGCATTTGATCGGTTTGGTAAGCCAATTACGATAGAAAGTGAAGATTTTTTATCAATTGTTATGCAGCATGAAATTGACCATTTACATGGCATTGTTTTTACCGATTATCTGTCCCCATTGGAAAGGGAAATGGCATTGAAGAAAGTGAAAAATAAGTTAAGTAATAAGGAAAATGAGATATTGAGTAAATAA
- the leuB gene encoding 3-isopropylmalate dehydrogenase: protein MTSSQSISNDATQGKQETKHYHIAVLPGDGIGPEVMKQAYKVLDAIRHRFNIRITTSEYDVGGIAIDRHGTPLPQETMTGCEKADAILFGSVGGPKWEHLPPAEQPERGALLPLRKYFKLFSNLRPARLYAGLESFCPLRHDIAAKGFDILCVRELTGGIYFGQPKGREGEGKYERAFDTEIYHRFEIERIARIAFESARKRRHKVTSIDKANVLQSSVLWREVVSKIAKDYPDVTIEHMYIDNATMQLIKNPAQFDVLLCSNIFGDILSDECAMITGSMGMLPSASLNEKGFGLYEPAGGSAPDIAGKNIANPIAQILSTALLLRYSIGHFDAADAIERAINHALEQGYRTADLAGNDKAVSTDAMGDIIARYITEEV, encoded by the coding sequence ATGACTTCAAGCCAATCTATTTCAAATGACGCGACTCAAGGCAAGCAAGAAACTAAGCATTACCACATTGCTGTTTTGCCTGGTGATGGCATTGGCCCTGAAGTTATGAAGCAAGCCTACAAAGTGTTAGATGCCATCCGTCATCGTTTTAATATCCGTATCACAACCAGCGAATATGATGTGGGAGGGATTGCCATTGATCGTCATGGCACCCCTTTACCTCAAGAAACGATGACTGGCTGTGAAAAAGCTGACGCGATCCTATTTGGCTCTGTCGGTGGCCCAAAATGGGAACATCTGCCACCCGCCGAACAACCCGAACGAGGGGCATTATTGCCATTGCGAAAGTATTTTAAATTATTCAGCAACTTACGTCCGGCACGCTTATATGCAGGCTTAGAATCATTCTGTCCCCTTCGCCATGATATCGCCGCCAAAGGCTTTGATATTTTATGCGTCCGTGAGCTGACAGGTGGAATTTATTTTGGACAACCCAAGGGGCGTGAAGGTGAAGGAAAATATGAGCGGGCTTTTGACACGGAGATTTATCATCGTTTCGAAATAGAACGGATCGCGCGTATTGCATTTGAATCTGCGCGCAAGCGCCGCCATAAAGTCACTTCAATTGATAAAGCGAATGTTTTGCAAAGCTCCGTGTTATGGCGTGAAGTTGTTAGCAAAATCGCCAAAGATTATCCTGACGTGACAATCGAGCACATGTATATCGATAACGCCACTATGCAGCTGATTAAAAATCCCGCTCAATTTGACGTTCTATTATGCTCTAATATTTTTGGCGATATTTTATCCGATGAGTGCGCTATGATCACAGGTTCAATGGGAATGCTGCCTTCTGCCAGCCTGAATGAAAAAGGTTTTGGCTTATATGAACCTGCTGGCGGTTCAGCTCCTGACATTGCGGGTAAAAATATCGCCAACCCAATTGCCCAAATATTATCCACAGCACTGTTGCTGCGTTACAGCATTGGCCACTTTGATGCCGCTGATGCTATTGAACGGGCAATCAACCATGCTTTGGAACAAGGTTATCGTACCGCAGATCTGGCGGGCAATGACAAAGCGGTCAGCACCGATGCAATGGGCGATATCATTGCACGCTATATCACCGAAGAAGTTTAG
- a CDS encoding cystathionine beta-synthase: MAAPRSVLELIGNTPLLELTHLDTGPCQLFIKLENQNPGGSIKDRVALSMIEQAEKQGLLQPGGTIIEATAGNTGIGLALVAAMKGYKLILVVPDKMSREKIYHLRALGTEVRLTRSDVGKGHPEYYQDYALRLSKEISGAYYIDQFNNPANSAAHLVTTGPEIWQQMEQNVDAVVVGVGSGGTLGGLSQYFKEISPHTEFILADPKGSILADYVEYGHYDEAGSWFVEGIGEDFVPPLGDFSQVHHAYRITDAEAFACARDLLLTEGILAGSSSGTLLAAALRYCRAQTTPKRVVTLACDSGNKYLSKMFNDYWLLEQGLRSQPQENNLSDYITYRYQDGATISVSPHDTLQIAYNRMRLYDISQLPVIENDQIVGLIDEWDLMHAIQANSHHFSLPVIEAMTNQIHTLNKKASLTQLIATFDAGHVALIVDDDNHFLGLVTRTDVLNAWRQQLN; this comes from the coding sequence ATGGCAGCACCACGTTCTGTTCTTGAACTTATAGGGAATACACCGCTATTGGAATTGACTCATCTGGATACAGGTCCATGCCAGCTATTCATTAAGTTAGAGAATCAGAATCCTGGCGGTTCGATTAAAGATCGTGTTGCACTTTCAATGATTGAGCAGGCAGAAAAACAGGGATTGTTGCAGCCAGGAGGCACCATCATTGAAGCCACAGCAGGTAATACGGGGATTGGGTTGGCATTGGTTGCCGCCATGAAGGGCTATAAACTGATTTTAGTTGTACCTGATAAGATGAGTCGCGAAAAAATTTATCACCTGCGGGCGCTGGGAACGGAGGTTCGCCTGACACGCTCTGATGTCGGAAAAGGACATCCAGAATATTATCAGGATTACGCCTTGCGTCTGTCGAAAGAAATCAGCGGAGCTTATTATATTGATCAATTCAATAATCCTGCGAACTCAGCTGCGCATCTTGTGACCACAGGGCCAGAGATTTGGCAACAAATGGAGCAGAATGTTGATGCCGTGGTTGTTGGTGTCGGTTCTGGCGGGACTTTGGGGGGCTTGAGCCAGTATTTTAAGGAAATCTCCCCTCATACGGAATTTATCCTCGCAGATCCTAAAGGTTCCATTCTTGCCGATTATGTTGAGTATGGTCACTATGACGAAGCCGGAAGTTGGTTCGTGGAAGGTATTGGAGAAGATTTTGTCCCACCCCTTGGGGATTTTTCTCAGGTTCACCACGCTTATCGCATTACTGATGCAGAAGCGTTTGCCTGCGCCCGCGATTTACTATTGACCGAAGGGATCCTCGCAGGCTCTTCTTCAGGCACATTGTTAGCGGCGGCGTTACGTTATTGCCGTGCACAGACAACACCGAAACGCGTCGTGACGTTAGCTTGTGACAGCGGTAACAAATATCTGTCGAAGATGTTTAATGATTACTGGTTATTGGAACAAGGGCTGCGTTCACAACCACAAGAAAATAATTTGAGTGATTATATTACCTATCGTTATCAGGATGGCGCGACGATTTCAGTTTCCCCGCACGATACCTTGCAGATCGCTTATAACCGAATGCGTCTGTATGACATTTCACAGTTACCCGTGATCGAAAACGATCAAATTGTTGGGCTTATTGATGAGTGGGATCTCATGCATGCCATTCAGGCTAATTCACATCATTTCTCGCTGCCTGTTATTGAAGCGATGACCAATCAGATTCATACGCTCAATAAAAAAGCGTCATTGACGCAGTTAATTGCTACCTTTGATGCTGGTCATGTGGCCCTGATTGTTGATGATGACAATCATTTCCTGGGGCTTGTTACTCGTACCGATGTATTGAACGCATGGCGTCAACAACTCAATTGA